A stretch of Myxococcus hansupus DNA encodes these proteins:
- a CDS encoding xanthine dehydrogenase family protein molybdopterin-binding subunit → MSGDISRRSVLQGSLLLAFALAGPRAWGAAAGGTELPGSLRRNRQLDAWIRIGADGVVTLKTGKVELGQGILTALGQLCADELDIHLDRLHIISGDTAVSPYEGTTAGSNSVSEGGKAVRYASAEVRALLLRMASQQLRVPAERLRVTDGTITAPSGGASVTYWSLVGGKALNQVATGTVKPKAPGERQQAGRAVPRVDLPGKIAGEPSFVQDYRPERLVHGRVVRAPSYGATLESADVATVERMPGVHTVVRDGDFLGVIATKEWQAIKAAATLARSARWKEQAALPADPYDWLLKQPSRDSIIEETVRVTDVAPERTLEARYHRPYQMHGAIGPSCAVAEWAEERLTLHTHSQSVFDTSAAIARMLRIPVEHVHGMHLPGSGCYGHNGADDAAADAALLARAFPGHPVRVQWSREDEHACEPYGSAMVLKARAGVDAEGNVLDWDYELWSTPHGTRPGGDPGNLLAGRSLKAPFPMPVPGGGGPPNYSADRNAIPLYDFPGRKVTTHLVTRMPVRVSSLRGLGAYGNVFAIESFMDELAHAAKVDPVAYRLRHLQDGRAKAVIQKAVERFGWSKTPRAPQRGRGIGFARYKNIASYCAVCMEVEVDATTHAIRVLRAVLVADAGEVVNPDGAANQLEGGLIQSLSWSLKEAVRYDARRITSRDWSTYPILTFSEVPSVEVELIERPGEPSLGVGEASQGPSAAALGNALFDATGIRLRDLPLTPERLAKARAAR, encoded by the coding sequence ATGAGTGGAGACATCAGCCGCCGCTCGGTGCTCCAGGGCTCGCTCCTCCTCGCCTTCGCGCTCGCGGGTCCGCGCGCATGGGGCGCGGCGGCGGGCGGCACGGAGCTGCCGGGCAGCCTGCGGCGCAACCGCCAGCTCGACGCCTGGATTCGCATTGGCGCCGACGGCGTCGTCACGCTGAAGACGGGCAAGGTGGAGCTCGGCCAGGGCATCCTGACGGCGCTCGGACAGCTCTGCGCGGACGAGCTCGACATCCACCTCGACCGGTTGCACATCATCTCCGGCGACACCGCCGTCTCGCCCTATGAGGGCACCACGGCCGGCAGCAACTCCGTCTCCGAGGGCGGCAAGGCGGTGCGCTACGCGTCCGCGGAGGTCCGCGCGCTCCTGCTGCGCATGGCCAGCCAGCAGCTACGCGTCCCAGCGGAGCGGCTGCGCGTCACCGATGGCACCATCACCGCGCCCTCGGGGGGCGCTTCCGTCACCTACTGGAGCCTCGTCGGCGGCAAGGCGCTGAACCAGGTGGCCACGGGCACCGTGAAACCCAAGGCTCCTGGCGAGCGACAACAAGCGGGCCGCGCCGTGCCCCGCGTGGACCTGCCAGGCAAGATCGCCGGTGAGCCGAGCTTCGTGCAGGACTACCGGCCGGAGCGCCTGGTCCACGGCCGCGTCGTCCGCGCGCCCTCCTATGGCGCCACGCTGGAGTCCGCCGACGTCGCCACGGTGGAGCGCATGCCGGGCGTCCACACGGTCGTCCGCGACGGTGACTTCCTGGGGGTCATCGCGACGAAGGAGTGGCAGGCCATCAAGGCCGCCGCGACCCTCGCACGGAGCGCGCGGTGGAAGGAACAGGCCGCCCTGCCCGCGGACCCGTACGACTGGCTGCTGAAGCAACCCTCACGGGACAGCATCATCGAGGAGACGGTGCGGGTGACGGACGTCGCCCCCGAGCGCACGCTCGAAGCGCGCTACCACCGGCCCTACCAGATGCACGGCGCCATCGGGCCGTCATGCGCGGTGGCGGAGTGGGCTGAAGAGCGCCTGACGTTGCACACCCACAGCCAGAGCGTCTTCGACACCAGCGCCGCCATCGCGCGGATGCTGCGAATCCCCGTGGAGCATGTCCACGGGATGCACCTGCCCGGCTCGGGGTGCTACGGACACAACGGCGCGGACGATGCCGCCGCCGACGCGGCGCTCCTGGCCCGCGCCTTTCCCGGGCACCCCGTCCGGGTGCAGTGGTCCCGAGAGGATGAACACGCATGCGAGCCCTACGGCTCCGCCATGGTGCTGAAGGCGCGCGCGGGCGTGGATGCCGAGGGGAACGTGCTCGATTGGGATTATGAGCTCTGGTCCACGCCGCACGGCACACGGCCAGGCGGCGACCCGGGCAACCTGCTGGCGGGGCGTTCGTTGAAGGCGCCGTTTCCCATGCCCGTGCCAGGGGGCGGCGGGCCGCCGAACTACTCCGCGGACCGCAACGCCATCCCGCTCTACGACTTCCCCGGGCGGAAGGTGACGACCCATCTCGTCACGCGGATGCCCGTGCGCGTCTCCTCGCTCCGTGGCCTCGGGGCCTACGGCAACGTGTTCGCCATCGAGTCCTTCATGGACGAGCTGGCCCACGCGGCGAAGGTCGACCCGGTGGCGTACCGGCTCCGGCACTTGCAGGACGGACGGGCGAAGGCCGTCATCCAGAAGGCCGTGGAGCGGTTCGGCTGGAGCAAGACACCCCGCGCGCCCCAACGAGGCCGAGGCATCGGCTTCGCGCGCTACAAGAACATCGCGAGCTACTGCGCCGTCTGCATGGAGGTGGAGGTCGACGCCACCACGCACGCCATCCGGGTGCTGCGCGCGGTGCTCGTCGCCGACGCGGGCGAGGTGGTGAATCCGGATGGGGCCGCGAACCAGCTCGAAGGCGGACTCATCCAGTCGCTGAGCTGGAGCCTGAAGGAAGCGGTCCGCTACGACGCGCGGCGCATCACGTCGCGCGACTGGAGCACGTATCCCATCCTCACCTTCTCCGAAGTCCCATCGGTCGAGGTGGAGCTCATCGAGCGCCCGGGAGAGCCCTCCCTCGGCGTGGGCGAGGCCTCACAAGGCCCCTCCGCGGCGGCGCTGGGCAACGCCCTCTTCGACGCGACGGGCATCCGCCTGCGCGACCTGCCGCTGACGCCCGAGCGGCTGGCCAAGGCCCGCGCGGCACGCTGA
- a CDS encoding AraC family transcriptional regulator, giving the protein MSGRTVLPAIGRLLALGMDIEPLLKEAGVPRAALEDADARLPHEVALDVWHRAVRLSGDASLGIHAAESVRPGAFDVLDYTLRSSATLGEAWGRLTRYYRLLHDAAQVRLTVSGGLAHLTHALPPSLPPLPRQVAEFILTALMVASRQATGVDLIPSRVSFHHAAPDDVSEHVRVFRCEPRFEQPHNGVSVAQAVLETPLLKADSGLSTVLERHTRELLARLPEVQGLVERVRAHAAEGLASGGATNERIAKRLHMSVRTLHRRMRDEGTSLQEVVDTLRRELALRYLEDRRLAIPEVAYLLGFSEASAFHRAFRRWTGTTPAEHRRAPQAVMGDA; this is encoded by the coding sequence GAAGGAGGCCGGCGTCCCACGCGCCGCCCTGGAGGACGCCGACGCGCGCCTGCCGCATGAAGTCGCGCTCGACGTATGGCACCGCGCGGTGCGGTTGAGTGGTGACGCGTCGCTGGGCATTCACGCGGCGGAGTCCGTACGGCCCGGCGCCTTCGACGTGCTCGACTACACGCTGCGCAGCAGCGCCACCCTGGGCGAGGCCTGGGGCCGGCTGACGCGCTACTACCGCTTGTTGCACGACGCCGCTCAGGTGCGGCTGACGGTGTCCGGAGGACTGGCGCACCTGACACACGCCTTGCCGCCCTCGCTACCGCCGCTGCCGCGACAGGTCGCGGAGTTCATCCTGACGGCCCTGATGGTGGCCTCCAGGCAGGCCACGGGCGTGGACCTGATTCCTTCACGGGTGTCCTTCCACCACGCGGCGCCAGACGATGTCTCCGAGCACGTCCGTGTCTTCCGGTGCGAGCCGCGCTTCGAGCAGCCGCACAACGGTGTGTCGGTGGCGCAAGCGGTGTTGGAGACGCCGCTGTTGAAGGCGGACTCGGGACTGTCCACGGTGTTGGAGCGGCACACGCGGGAGCTGCTCGCGCGGCTCCCCGAAGTGCAGGGCCTGGTCGAGCGGGTGCGCGCGCATGCCGCGGAGGGGCTCGCGAGTGGCGGCGCGACGAATGAGCGCATCGCGAAGCGGCTCCACATGAGCGTCCGGACGCTGCATCGGCGGATGCGCGATGAGGGTACCTCCCTCCAGGAAGTGGTCGACACCCTGCGGAGGGAGCTGGCCTTGCGCTACCTGGAGGACCGTCGGCTCGCGATTCCGGAGGTGGCCTATCTGCTCGGGTTCTCGGAGGCGAGCGCCTTCCACCGGGCCTTCCGCCGCTGGACGGGGACGACGCCCGCCGAGCACCGGCGAGCGCCGCAGGCGGTGATGGGGGACGCGTGA
- a CDS encoding alpha/beta hydrolase, which yields MRTSMKCVGLLLFVLGCACASTKPLPTEPVPPHQTFTLDSAKLKEPRPINVYLPPGYAASGDTRFPVLYMPDGGLKEDFPHLATTVDTAIRAGELRPVIIVGIENTVRRRDMTGPTTVATDLEVAPVTGGSATFRAFIHEELMPEVERRYRVTQERAIIGESLAGYFIVETFFLQPDLFDTYLALSPSLWWNAESLVNGAGEWLATHPDLRAGIYLSSADETDIGPAVARLQESLRANAPAGLKWEVEPRPDLRHDNIYRQSSPGVLRKWLPPVATTNATP from the coding sequence ATGCGAACGTCGATGAAGTGCGTGGGCCTGTTGCTGTTCGTCCTGGGATGCGCGTGCGCGAGCACCAAGCCCCTCCCCACCGAACCCGTGCCACCGCATCAGACGTTCACGCTCGACTCCGCGAAGCTGAAGGAGCCCCGCCCCATCAACGTCTACCTGCCTCCTGGATACGCGGCGTCGGGAGACACCCGCTTCCCGGTGCTCTACATGCCCGACGGCGGCCTGAAGGAAGACTTCCCGCATCTGGCCACCACCGTCGACACGGCCATCCGCGCGGGTGAACTGCGGCCTGTCATCATCGTGGGTATCGAAAACACCGTGCGGCGCCGGGACATGACGGGGCCGACCACGGTGGCGACGGACCTGGAAGTGGCCCCCGTCACGGGCGGCTCCGCGACGTTCCGGGCCTTCATCCACGAAGAGCTGATGCCGGAGGTGGAGCGGCGCTACCGGGTGACGCAGGAGCGGGCCATCATCGGTGAGTCGCTCGCGGGCTACTTCATCGTGGAGACGTTCTTCCTCCAGCCGGACCTGTTCGACACGTACCTCGCGCTGAGCCCCAGCCTGTGGTGGAACGCGGAGTCGTTGGTGAATGGGGCGGGAGAATGGCTCGCGACCCATCCCGACCTGCGCGCGGGAATCTACCTGTCCTCCGCCGACGAGACGGACATCGGCCCCGCGGTGGCAAGGCTTCAAGAGTCCCTCCGGGCGAACGCCCCCGCGGGACTGAAGTGGGAGGTCGAGCCCCGGCCCGACCTGCGCCACGACAACATCTACCGGCAGAGCTCGCCTGGCGTGCTGCGCAAGTGGCTGCCCCCCGTGGCGACCACGAACGCGACGCCCTGA
- the htpG gene encoding molecular chaperone HtpG produces MTVENVPQRETHAFQAEINQLLSLVINSLYSHKEIFLRELVSNASDALDKLRFRAITEPELLADEPALELRLIPDEAKGTLTIEDTGIGMSHDELVKNLGTIAHSGSREFLETLAQKGQKDVQLIGQFGVGFYSAYLVADRVEVVSRAAGQEQSAWRWTSEAKGSFTVEPAERATRGTSITLHLKEDQKEFLGEWRLRSLITQYSDYVGHPIKLQVSKSTGTGDDAKTETSLEVVNKASALWQRAKSDITDEQYQEFYKHLTHDWEAPLAWTHFKADGNTQFTGLLFVPKQPPFDLDSQQQRGVRLFVKRVFIMDRCEELVPQWLRFVRGVIDSDDLPLNVSRELLQDSQVVRSIRKHLVKKSVDLLEKLAKDKPEDYLTFWKAFGTVLKEGLATEAEHKDKLGGLLRYESSREEGLTSLADYVGRMKEGQEAIYYVYGESRKAVADSPHLETLKQRGFEVLYMTDPVDEWAAQGLREFQGKPLVSALQADLKLQSTDEEKKAQEQHAEGLKTLTEKMKDVLQESVREVRVSDRLTDSPVCLVVPEGGSPAYLERLLQQRGRGAGMPRVKRILEVNPKHPIIEHLKAVHEKDPAATQVAEWIELLHDQALLTEGSTIADPNRFARRMTGLLTQVAALAATPAPATSAPTAG; encoded by the coding sequence ATGACCGTCGAGAACGTCCCCCAGCGGGAGACCCACGCCTTCCAGGCGGAAATCAACCAGCTCCTCAGCCTGGTCATCAATTCGCTCTACAGCCACAAGGAGATTTTTCTCCGCGAGCTGGTGTCGAACGCGTCCGACGCGCTCGACAAGCTCCGGTTCCGCGCCATCACGGAGCCGGAGCTGCTCGCGGACGAGCCGGCCCTGGAGCTGCGCCTCATCCCCGACGAGGCGAAGGGCACGCTCACCATCGAGGACACCGGCATCGGCATGTCGCATGACGAGCTGGTGAAGAACCTGGGCACCATCGCCCACTCCGGCTCGCGCGAGTTCCTGGAGACGCTGGCGCAGAAGGGCCAGAAGGACGTGCAGCTCATCGGCCAGTTCGGCGTGGGCTTCTACAGCGCCTACCTGGTCGCGGACCGCGTGGAGGTGGTCAGCCGCGCCGCCGGCCAGGAACAGTCCGCCTGGCGGTGGACGTCCGAGGCCAAGGGCTCCTTCACCGTCGAGCCCGCCGAGCGCGCCACGCGCGGCACCTCCATCACCCTGCACCTGAAGGAGGACCAGAAGGAGTTCCTGGGCGAGTGGCGGCTGCGCTCGCTCATCACCCAGTACTCCGACTACGTGGGCCACCCCATCAAGCTCCAGGTGAGCAAGTCCACGGGGACGGGCGACGACGCGAAGACGGAGACGTCGCTGGAGGTCGTCAACAAGGCCAGCGCCCTGTGGCAGCGCGCCAAGTCGGACATCACCGACGAGCAGTACCAGGAGTTCTACAAGCACCTGACGCACGACTGGGAAGCGCCGCTGGCGTGGACCCACTTCAAGGCGGACGGCAACACCCAGTTCACCGGCCTGCTCTTCGTGCCCAAGCAGCCTCCGTTCGACCTGGACTCGCAGCAGCAGCGCGGGGTGCGGCTGTTCGTCAAGCGCGTGTTCATCATGGACCGCTGCGAGGAGCTGGTGCCGCAGTGGCTGCGCTTCGTGCGCGGCGTCATCGACTCGGATGACCTGCCGCTGAACGTGTCGCGCGAGCTGCTCCAGGACTCGCAGGTGGTGCGCTCCATCCGCAAGCACCTGGTGAAGAAGTCGGTGGACCTGCTGGAGAAGCTGGCCAAGGACAAGCCGGAGGACTACCTCACCTTCTGGAAGGCCTTTGGCACCGTGCTGAAGGAAGGCCTCGCCACGGAGGCGGAGCACAAGGACAAGCTGGGCGGCCTGCTGCGCTACGAGAGCTCGCGCGAGGAGGGCCTGACGTCCCTCGCCGACTACGTGGGCCGCATGAAGGAGGGCCAGGAGGCCATCTATTACGTCTACGGCGAGTCCCGGAAGGCCGTGGCGGACAGCCCCCACCTGGAGACGCTGAAGCAGCGCGGCTTCGAGGTCCTCTACATGACGGACCCGGTGGACGAGTGGGCCGCGCAGGGCCTGCGGGAGTTCCAGGGCAAGCCGCTGGTGTCCGCGCTCCAGGCGGACCTGAAGCTCCAGTCCACGGACGAGGAGAAGAAGGCGCAGGAGCAGCACGCCGAAGGCCTGAAGACGCTCACGGAGAAGATGAAGGACGTGCTCCAGGAGTCGGTGCGCGAGGTGCGCGTGTCGGACCGCCTCACGGACTCGCCCGTGTGCCTCGTGGTGCCCGAGGGCGGCTCGCCGGCGTACCTGGAGCGCCTGCTCCAGCAGCGTGGCCGGGGCGCGGGAATGCCGCGCGTGAAGCGCATCCTGGAGGTGAACCCCAAGCACCCCATCATCGAGCACCTCAAGGCCGTCCACGAGAAGGACCCGGCCGCGACCCAGGTGGCGGAGTGGATTGAGCTGCTGCACGACCAGGCGCTGCTCACCGAGGGCAGCACCATCGCCGACCCCAACCGCTTCGCGCGGCGCATGACGGGGCTGCTGACGCAGGTGGCGGCCCTGGCCGCGACGCCCGCTCCGGCCACGTCCGCACCCACCGCGGGCTGA
- a CDS encoding carbohydrate-binding protein, translating to MTPTSTSPAKSPFRWQSLLGALAALAMGFSATPARAGEEILVQKAVSTVSSRYGQSWQDLSITLLVKNLAYHKEVSVSMKQPDGTWADLPAYYVGPAGSGASGREIWKVTRMYTSWGLDPQPSRDLEFAAKYTVAGQTYWDTNQFNHHHVGRGDGPYQPYNPVLVAASFWRDNGDLDVSIDVHNLAYAKNVTVVYSTDGWATSHEASASYVSGYSSGYAYIASPNVQNVERWQAHIPALPGNVVLYAVRYEVAGQTYWDNNFGVNHQHTRP from the coding sequence ATGACGCCCACTTCCACGTCCCCCGCGAAGTCCCCCTTCCGCTGGCAGTCCCTGCTTGGCGCCCTCGCCGCGCTGGCCATGGGATTCAGCGCCACCCCCGCCCGGGCCGGCGAGGAAATCCTGGTCCAGAAGGCGGTCAGCACCGTCAGCAGCCGCTATGGCCAGTCGTGGCAGGACCTCTCCATCACCCTGCTGGTGAAGAACCTCGCGTACCACAAGGAGGTCTCCGTCAGCATGAAGCAGCCGGACGGCACCTGGGCGGACCTGCCCGCCTATTACGTGGGGCCCGCGGGCAGCGGCGCCTCCGGACGTGAAATCTGGAAGGTGACGCGCATGTACACGAGCTGGGGCCTGGACCCGCAGCCCTCGCGCGACCTGGAGTTCGCGGCCAAGTACACCGTCGCCGGCCAGACGTACTGGGACACCAACCAGTTCAACCACCACCACGTGGGCCGCGGTGACGGGCCCTACCAGCCCTACAACCCGGTGCTGGTGGCCGCCAGCTTCTGGCGGGACAACGGCGACCTGGACGTCAGCATCGACGTGCACAACCTGGCCTACGCCAAGAACGTGACGGTGGTGTACTCCACGGACGGCTGGGCCACCTCGCACGAGGCGTCCGCGTCCTACGTCTCCGGCTACTCGTCGGGCTATGCCTACATCGCCAGCCCCAACGTCCAGAACGTGGAGCGCTGGCAGGCCCACATCCCCGCCCTCCCCGGCAACGTGGTGCTCTACGCCGTGCGTTACGAGGTGGCGGGCCAGACGTACTGGGACAACAACTTCGGGGTGAACCACCAGCACACCCGCCCCTGA
- a CDS encoding HAMP domain-containing sensor histidine kinase, whose translation MRLRTFLTLGAVLLAVLGLGSAGGLFWMTTLLQRQTTSLIDAAERVRAAAELEITLLLLQYAHEVEVMGAPNLLGPTMDVDDLVGEVPERLAHVELYTETEAERGLVAASRASVETYLSASEGERRTRLAQAIDSTRAVMDSSIARARTARDDAQAVRRNVRLIGTLLAIFVLTGVVLFLAIAQTRIYRPLVSIRRALSAFKSGRRESRVTREGPPELQEIGAEFNDMAETVTSQDARQLQFLAGVAHDLRTPLNALKLSAQMLLRAKTLPPPEKVRDSLVRISTQVDRLERMVGDLLDRTRIEAGNLELRLEECDLRSLVEEVVELHRPSSELHRFEYTVPDTPLPWRCDSTRLSQVLTNLVSNAIKYSPKGGLVSLRLEATDREVVVSVTDEGLGIAPADIDSLFEPFMRSRSASKDIPGVGLGLSVSRRIALAHGGDIEVESRAGIGSTFRLRLPRSG comes from the coding sequence ATGCGGTTGCGGACCTTCCTCACCCTTGGAGCAGTTCTCCTCGCGGTTCTGGGACTGGGGTCGGCGGGTGGTCTCTTCTGGATGACGACCCTGCTGCAGCGTCAGACCACCAGCCTCATCGACGCGGCGGAACGGGTGCGCGCGGCGGCGGAGCTGGAAATCACGCTGTTGCTGCTCCAGTACGCGCACGAGGTCGAAGTCATGGGTGCCCCCAACTTGCTGGGGCCCACCATGGACGTGGATGACCTGGTGGGGGAGGTGCCGGAGCGGCTCGCGCACGTGGAGCTGTACACGGAGACGGAAGCGGAGCGGGGGCTGGTGGCCGCGTCGCGCGCGAGCGTGGAGACCTACCTGAGCGCGTCCGAAGGGGAGCGGCGGACGCGGCTGGCGCAGGCCATTGATTCAACGCGCGCGGTGATGGATTCGAGCATCGCCCGGGCGCGCACCGCGCGGGATGACGCGCAGGCGGTGCGGCGGAACGTGCGGCTCATCGGGACGCTGCTTGCGATTTTCGTGCTGACGGGCGTGGTGCTGTTCCTGGCCATCGCGCAGACGCGCATCTACCGGCCGCTCGTCTCCATCCGCCGGGCGCTGAGTGCCTTCAAGTCGGGCCGGCGCGAATCCCGCGTGACTCGGGAGGGGCCTCCGGAGCTGCAGGAGATTGGCGCCGAGTTCAACGACATGGCGGAGACCGTCACCAGTCAGGACGCTCGGCAGCTCCAGTTCCTCGCGGGCGTGGCGCATGACCTGCGCACGCCGCTGAATGCGTTGAAGCTGTCCGCGCAGATGTTGCTGCGGGCGAAGACGCTGCCTCCGCCGGAGAAGGTCCGCGACTCGCTGGTGCGCATCTCCACCCAGGTCGACCGGCTGGAGCGCATGGTGGGGGACCTGCTGGACCGGACGCGCATCGAGGCGGGGAACCTGGAGCTGCGGCTGGAGGAGTGTGATTTGCGCTCGCTGGTGGAGGAGGTCGTGGAGCTGCACCGGCCTTCGAGCGAGCTGCACCGCTTCGAGTACACGGTGCCCGACACGCCCTTGCCGTGGCGGTGTGATTCGACGCGGTTGTCGCAGGTGCTCACGAACCTGGTGAGCAATGCCATCAAGTACTCGCCCAAGGGGGGGCTGGTGTCGCTCCGGCTCGAGGCCACGGACCGGGAGGTGGTGGTCTCGGTGACGGACGAGGGCTTGGGAATCGCGCCGGCGGACATCGACAGCCTGTTCGAGCCCTTCATGCGGAGCCGGTCGGCGTCGAAGGACATCCCCGGCGTGGGGCTGGGGCTCTCCGTCTCCCGCCGCATCGCGCTGGCGCATGGCGGGGATATCGAAGTGGAGAGCCGCGCGGGCATCGGCTCCACCTTCCGTTTGCGGCTGCCTCGCTCGGGGTAG
- a CDS encoding (2Fe-2S)-binding protein encodes MTFTLNVNGTKHAIDAEDDTPLLYVLRDELGLHGARYGCGVGQCGACTVLSNGSPLRSCVVPASALGERSLTTVEGLRAEDGSQHPLLRAFIAEQAGQCAYCIPGMVMTAAALLKHTPQPTEAQIHAALDANLCRCGSHNRIVRAIQRAAKELAP; translated from the coding sequence ATGACCTTCACGCTCAACGTCAACGGCACCAAGCACGCCATCGACGCCGAGGACGACACCCCGCTCCTCTACGTCCTGCGTGACGAGCTGGGGCTCCACGGCGCCCGCTACGGCTGCGGCGTGGGCCAGTGCGGCGCCTGCACCGTGCTGAGCAACGGCTCCCCGCTTCGCTCCTGCGTCGTCCCCGCCTCGGCCCTGGGAGAACGGTCGCTCACCACGGTGGAGGGACTCCGCGCGGAGGACGGTTCGCAACACCCGCTCCTGCGCGCCTTCATCGCCGAACAAGCCGGCCAGTGCGCCTACTGCATCCCCGGCATGGTCATGACCGCGGCGGCCCTGCTGAAGCACACGCCGCAACCCACCGAGGCCCAGATTCACGCGGCGCTGGACGCGAACCTGTGCCGGTGCGGCTCGCACAACCGCATCGTGCGCGCCATCCAGCGCGCGGCGAAGGAACTGGCGCCATGA
- the nhaA gene encoding Na+/H+ antiporter NhaA, with product MSTTSTPGNAPLPPEAWEPLLRLSRFASRPLERFLRIEAASGILLLVAAAVALLWANSPWAESYAHFWHTPLGIRVGDFTFERSLEWVVNDGLMVIFFFVVGMEIRREIHHGELSTWRRAALPVAAALGGMLAPAALYLLFASGAGTRSGWGVPMATDIAFAVGILTLLGSRVPPALRVLLLALAVIDDLGAIVVIALFYSSGVSVTGLLVAALGFLGIFAMQRFGVRSRVAYIVPALVAWAGIYSAGIHPTIAGVIVGLVTPVRAWLGTEGFITDTQKELEHLAQARPETLTSHHVAEALRRVGAARKEALSPSESLIATLHPWVAFGIMPVFALANAGVSISSGPLDGASWTVVTAVAVGLMAGKPLGVVTACWLTLRLKLGTLPQGLGFRELAVLGVVAGIGFTMALFIAQLAFADAELLAAAKLGVLAASAGMAILALILGRALLTASARPGAATTVDEAERSTAL from the coding sequence ATGTCGACCACCTCCACCCCGGGGAATGCCCCTCTTCCGCCTGAAGCCTGGGAGCCGCTGCTGCGGCTCTCACGGTTCGCGAGCCGGCCGCTCGAGCGCTTCCTCCGCATCGAGGCCGCCAGCGGCATCCTGCTGCTCGTCGCGGCGGCCGTGGCCCTGCTCTGGGCGAACTCGCCGTGGGCGGAGAGCTACGCGCACTTCTGGCACACGCCGCTGGGCATCCGCGTGGGCGACTTCACCTTCGAGCGCAGCCTGGAATGGGTCGTCAACGACGGCCTGATGGTCATCTTCTTCTTCGTCGTGGGCATGGAGATTCGCCGCGAGATTCACCACGGCGAGCTGTCCACCTGGCGGCGCGCCGCGCTCCCCGTGGCGGCGGCGCTGGGAGGAATGCTCGCGCCGGCGGCGCTCTACCTCCTCTTCGCGAGTGGCGCCGGGACACGCTCCGGCTGGGGCGTCCCCATGGCCACCGACATCGCGTTCGCGGTGGGCATCCTCACCCTGCTCGGCAGCCGGGTGCCGCCCGCGCTCCGCGTCCTCTTGCTGGCGCTGGCCGTCATCGATGACCTGGGCGCCATCGTCGTCATCGCGCTGTTCTACTCATCCGGCGTGTCGGTCACCGGGCTGCTCGTGGCCGCGCTCGGGTTCCTCGGTATCTTCGCGATGCAGCGCTTCGGAGTCCGCTCGAGGGTGGCCTACATCGTCCCGGCGCTCGTGGCGTGGGCGGGCATCTACAGCGCGGGGATTCACCCCACGATTGCCGGGGTCATCGTCGGTCTCGTCACCCCGGTGCGCGCATGGCTGGGCACCGAGGGGTTCATCACGGACACGCAGAAGGAACTGGAGCACCTCGCACAGGCGCGGCCGGAGACGCTCACGTCCCACCATGTCGCGGAGGCCCTGCGCCGGGTGGGCGCCGCACGGAAGGAAGCGCTGTCACCCTCGGAGAGCCTGATTGCCACGCTCCATCCCTGGGTGGCGTTCGGCATCATGCCGGTGTTCGCGCTCGCCAACGCGGGCGTGTCCATCTCGAGCGGACCGCTCGATGGCGCGTCATGGACGGTGGTGACCGCCGTGGCCGTCGGCCTCATGGCGGGCAAGCCCCTGGGCGTGGTGACGGCGTGCTGGCTGACCCTGCGGCTGAAGCTGGGGACGTTGCCGCAGGGGCTGGGCTTCCGGGAGCTGGCGGTGCTGGGCGTCGTCGCGGGCATCGGCTTCACCATGGCCCTGTTCATCGCGCAGCTCGCCTTCGCGGATGCGGAGCTGCTGGCCGCCGCGAAGTTGGGAGTCCTGGCCGCGAGCGCGGGCATGGCCATCCTCGCGCTCATCCTGGGACGGGCCTTGCTTACCGCCTCGGCCCGGCCCGGCGCCGCGACGACGGTGGACGAGGCGGAGCGTTCGACGGCGTTGTGA